Sequence from the Saccopteryx bilineata isolate mSacBil1 chromosome 6, mSacBil1_pri_phased_curated, whole genome shotgun sequence genome:
TGCGCCGCTGGGCGAGACGCGAATCCAGAGGGCGGCTGCGTGCCGGTTCTCTCTCCGCGATTCTCACGGCGGGTCCCTCACCGTCCCCAGCCGGGCTCCTCCCGTGCACCTGCCCGGGTCCCTGTGCGCTGTCGCCGCGTAGACCTGAGCTGCCTCCTGCCGCGCTCGGACCCGGGTCGCCGACCGCGCCTGTGACAGAGCGGACGGCTGGGGGAGCCTGAATCCCCGCCACTTTATTTGTGGACGTTGGGGTTTAAGTGCCGCATCATAACTTTCTCATGTCCCAAAATATGACCCTGCTTTTGAGGATTTTAAAAAGATCTGTTTAAAGATGTGAAAGTTATCCTCAGCTCCGTGGGCTGCACACACAGGCGCTGCACAAGCCATGCGTTTGGCCCGTCTCAAGCCGGGAGGGCGGCGGGGAGGCCGCGGGAGGCGTGTGGGCGGCTGCTGGCTGCGATTAGACTGGGGGACGCGCTGCCCCGGACCGCGAGTGGGGGGCGCGGAGCCCAAGCAGCGAAGGGCAGACAGTGAGGGGCGCGTGGGTCGGTCGCAGCGCGCTTGTGGAGCTGGGGAGAGCGCAGTTTTGAAGTGTGAAGATGTCGTTTCTTCGGAGCACTAAATGTTTTGCACtgaattgaattctttttttttttatttttgacaagaTTATGAAGTGTCATGTTGTTGGAAGATAACTGCCACAGCTGGCAGGGTTGGAGGTGATACCATATTCGTAGTgttagatgactttttttttttaagaaattaaatttgatggggtgacattgaccaataagagtacataggtttcaagtgaccCCTCTCTACAACATTTGAGCTGTTGTTGTGTTGTgtgcccttcacccaaagtcaaatcattttccatcacggTGTATTTGTTCCTTTCTACCTCCCcccttcacttttatctctgtgCATGAGCCTGTTTTATATTCCAGCTACgaatgaaatcatgtagttcttaacATTTTCTGATGTCagatgactttttccttcaacaAATCCCTCTTTGTTGGGTGCTTTATTTAGTTGGATCACACAGCTCGGTGCTGGGGCCTCTCTGGATGGGACAGATGCAGCCTATGCCTTTGGAGAATATAATTTCTTTCTGAACCTTTGTCCTTGAAATGAATATTATGctaatttggaaaaaaagttGATATTTCAGAAATTGAAAGCcttatggtaattaaatagtGAATGATTCGGTTGGTTAGGAGCATTGTCCTGagacacaaaggttgtgggtttcatcTGTCAGGGcgcgtacaggaacagatcaatctttctctttctcttccccttcctttctctctaaagtcaataattttaaataagtggGGATGATAttaccagtttttaaaattaaaaaaaaaaattaggatgtGAAAAGGAAAAACTTCACAGCACAAATTAGCTTCTGGAGGGATTTCAAGGTTAATCCTGTCTTCCTGAAGAAATTGAAGAGAATTGTCATTGAGTCAGTGAGCTTCATACAATAGGGAATTAGTTGTGTTTCTCAACACTCTGAAGGAACCTAATTCTCCATGTCCACTGTGATCAGAAGATTGTAATGTTAGTCAAGTGCATCATCTGATTCTGtctattctcagtttttcattccTTCCCCTAAACTCTGTCACTACATCCTTGCTTCAATTTCTGTTTGTTCCTTGCCCTCTCACCTTAGCCTCTTAGGGACTCAGTCTCCACTTTTAATCTCTAGCTCGCCTGTTGTTTCCTAATCCTGTTGTTATTTTCCTAACTCTGTAAATGGTCTGTGTCTTAAACAACTTTCTCTCTCGTGCCCTGGCTTGGTGCTTGGCTCATAAGTAGTAGCCATACACGTTATGTTTGTGGAATACATCTTGTTACTTTTCCCCAAAACCTTTGGTTTCTTCTCACCATGGCTGCATGAAGTCCAGGTCTTGGCCACGGTCTGAGATTCCTGTGTACTAGGCTCATCAGCTCATAGACCTTTCCTCTCTGTACCTGAAGCAGCCTCTCCTGCTCATTCATTCAGTTGCACTGACTCACATACCCTTTCTAAGCTTGTGCAGATTAAGGTCCTCTTTGCTCTTTATAGATCTGCCCTAATCTTCGTTCTTTTctgataaccaaaatttttattacattgtgTATACTTTTTAGAATGTCAGAATCTTTTCCTGTGCTCCTGTCAAttagcatttattttcttcttttcattataGTTAACACTGTATCTCCCATAAGTACATTGTTTGGCACATGTTAGAGATAATTTGAGAGAagattttaagtcttttatccccTGTATAGTAAAGAATTTGGCCCCAACTAAAGAAAGACATGGCTTTTTTCCTGGCTTCTGAGAAGAGTGTCCGGTTCTTTGGGGAGGGCCCCTGTGTGGGACACAAAGGAGATGATCCTGCTGCGCGAGTGGGGGCTGTCTGGAGGTTGAGTCCAGCTACAGGCTAATAATTCAGCCAGTCATGCCTCCTTGTGAAAACCCAGTGCACCTTCAGTATCAGATCCCTGGTGAGCATCCTGGACTCTGAGTATTGTCACACATTGATGTTAGGAGGGTGACCTGTCCCTAAGGAACAGAAAACTTTCTCTTGGTTAACTCTTCGAGAATCTGCTATATGCTCTCTAAATTTGGTTGGTTCtgctttgtgtgtttttgttagAAAACTACAGTCATAAGTGTAGCATTTTCCTGAATGCTCTGAGCTAGAGGGTTCCTGAACCTGTGGGACTTCTGAGCTTGTAGCCAGCTGGGTGGGATGAGGGGCCCTGAGGGTCCTGTATGGCTGCCCAGGGGCTGAGCCTGTAGCTCCAGTGGACTCCTGGGTCCACACACTCTAGGAAGGACTTCACACAGATGTGCAGTAGAGTTTGTGCTGACAGTACTTACACCTGAATACGTTGTTGTGTATTTTATGAAATAGTAGTAATCATTATGTGTGGTGTACTTGAAAATACGTCTTTTAACTctattgtatttcatttttaaatgggttgtttgtaacccacttgGTTGATTTTGTGACCTACTTTGAAGTCATTGCTAGCAACATGAGAAATGGTGATTttggttattgttgtttttttgtgtcttTGTCATTCGTACTTTGAGTGCTTGAACAGTTGCTGTCAGATGATTGAACTTAGGTTAGCCAGCTGTTCCCCTCACAGGTCCCACTGTGATGGGCTGGGCGATGGCACCTGGGGCAGTGCTGTCCTTGGGGAAGTGCTGTCCTTGGACAGGTGTGTGAAGTGGCTTGTGGACCGTCCTTTGCTGCAGTCAGCACCTGTCCTGCCCCAAACCTGACACTCACTTTctgccctccccccctttttaagGTAACATCTGTCGATCACCTATTGCAGAAGCAGTTTTCAGAAAACTTGTAACTGATCAAAACCTTTCAGATAAGGTAAGTACCATTCACTACTTTGAAGAGGCCCATCTGAATGTCTTTGGGGCAGGAAATTGTGAAAAGATGTGTTTTTTTCTCCTGCAGTGGAGGATAGACAGTGCTGCGACCTCCACGTACGAGATAGGAAACCCTCCCGATTACCGCGGGCAGGATTGTATGAAGAAGCATGGTATTCCCATGAATCACATTGCCCGGCAGGTACCGTACTTGAACTTGAAGGTGCACACATGTGTTTTGTATTACAGTGGGTCATTGATAGCGGTGCTGTTTCTGACTGGAACGTGGGCCGGTCACCAGATCCCAGAGCTGTGAGCTGCCTAAGAAATCATGGCATTGACACGGCCCACAGAGCGAGACAGGTAGAAGAGCTCTTGTTTACTTTCTGTTACGCGGAGTCCAGTGACTGGACAGAGTGAGAGGCTTCCCCAGACTCACCTGTTCATTAGTCTTGTTATTTGCGGCCACTTTAATTGCCACCCTGTACCCATTCCATTTAACCTCTGGTTCCACAGACTTGTGGGATCTTGGAATTTACTTAAGACACATGGAGTTACATGATTTGTAGCAGAGAGAGCCCTGGCGAGAGCTGGCGACCTGTGCCATCTCCCCTCATTTCTGTCTGTGGCTTTTGAGCACTTGAGCCACTGTGCCTGCTTTGCGAACATAACGAAGTGTTGCTGGGTCAAGTCCTACCGTAGGTACACAAACACTTTCATTTGTGAGGTGCCTTAAAAGTCTCAGGAACACCAACATtgctgtgggtgctcagcctgcaGCCCAGCACTGCAACTGCTGGGGTTTGGTTCTGAGTGCCGCCCAGTGAGGAGGGAGCCTGTGGTCAGGACGAAGGTGCTCTTGTCTGTGCCCTCCAGGGAGGCATGTGGCTACTACTCAAGTGTCATAATGCCAGTGTGATGCAGGGACTGGGCTTTAATTAAGGTAAACTGGCCCCTGGGATTGGTGGGTACCTTACTGGACTGAAGGGTCCTAGACTCACACAACCACAGAGGAGAGTGAGGGTTCACAGCAGCTTTCCTAGTGGAGACATGGAGCCCATGGGCACCGTGTAGAGTGTGCCTGGAACCTTCCATCGTCACAAAGATCAGCTTCTAAAGACATTGGCTCTGTTTCTGCTTCAAAATGCCTCATAGCTTGTTCTGCAGGAACTGTGGTTATTTTATGGATATtccattggattaaaaaaaaatctggctaaaatattttaactccCTTTTGCATCCAACCGAAGGACAGGCATAGCAGGGCTGTGGGATAACATCAGAGGATACCAGGCTGTGTCCAGAGATGGGCTTTTGAGGCCTTCAAAACGAGGAGCTGAATGCTTTGAAAATCAGTTGTCAAACGGATTGCGCATTGATAAGCATGGATGGCACTGTTAGAACTGTGATTCAGTCTTAGTGCGTGAATCAGAACTTCAGTCTTTGTCATTGCAAAGCTTGTAGAGCTTTTCAAATGGCTTTGTTACTCAGCActgtagtttttaatttttatcctctCCATTACTAGCTAGGGAAGGGAGTAGTTGGCAAACCGCTTTTGTAGATCAAGAAGTTGAGTTctggaaagaaaacaaatgacatCAAAAGTTACTAAGTTTCAAACGATAGACATGGGATTTGATCATcactttgttttaataaaaacatgGAGGTGGAGTCAGAATTCACAAAACAAAATTGTCTTAGAAACACTTCTGACACTTCATTTTTAGCTTAGTTAAGTTTACTCAGATCTGTGAACTTCCAGTTTCTGGCTGTGTCACTTGACTCTGTGCATTAACAATTTACTACTTAAGTTAATTACCTTATTGACCTGACTCTTTCTTAAaaggaattttctttctttttttttaagcaagagggacagagacagagacagacagacaggaagggagagagacaaaaagcatcaacttgtagttgtggtgcCTTatgtgttcatttattgcttctcatatgtaacttgaccaggtggggggctccagctgagccagtgaccccttgctcaagccagcgaccatgtggtcttgtctatgatcccacactcaagctattgagcccacgctcaagccagcgacctcggggtttcatacctgggccctcagtgtccaggccaatgctttacccactgcaccaccaactacTCAGGCAAATGGAATTTTCATTGGatagaagaaagaatattttattgtttcttcattCTAATCGCGTCAAACTTTTGCAcacttctccagttcctcctttgtattttttaaagactagatGCACTTTAAAGAGTTCTTCAGAATTAAGAGAATTATACtttcacattttctatttttcaccaACAGTGGATTCTCTTCTGTACACTGTTATACGCTAGAAGTGGGTacaaagaaagtattttaaacacACATGCCATAAAAGAATCATAGctagtaattttactttttaagaacACTGATAATTACCACTTTTAGAAGTAATATTTTCACGTAAtctgttttttgccttttttctttttcttttatgaaaattaTGTTTCATTGATCAGTacgtctgtttttatgccaataggATACTGTTTTGATCATTATAGCCTGTAGTGTAGTgtaatatcaggtagcatgagtCCTCCAACttggttcttctttctcaatgttGCTGTGGCtggctattcggggtcttttgtggatccatattaattttaggattatctgttctagttctgtgaaaaatgcctttggtactttttttatattatgaaaattaaatttaatgtggtgataTTGTGAATAAGAGTATGTAGATTTTCttgatttgttttagaaaattaaatgtaagccTTTGGTATTCTGTTAGgggttgaatctgtagattgctttcgGTTATAGAGCTATTTTGACAATGTTAATTATTCCTAttcatgagcatggtgtatgcttccatttatttgtgtcttcttcagtttctctcagcaatgtccttgttttttttttttaatttttatttatttatttttttaatttttattttatttattcattttagagaggagagagagagggagagagagacagagagacagagagagagacagggcggaggagctggaagcatcaactcccgtatgtgccttgaccaggcaaacccagggtttcgaaccagcgacctcagcatttccaggtcgacgctttatccactgtgccaccacaggtcaggcctgtccttGTTTTTTAAGTACAGGTCTttcaccttcttggttaaatttattcatatatatatatatatatatatataatgcactaTAATTTTATGCAATTATAGataggatttttttcttaatttgtcttTCTTATACTTTGTTGTTGATGTgtaaaatgcaaccaatttctgaatttttattttgtatcttactactttactgaattcatttatcagttttattagttttttggtTGGACTCTTTAAGATTCTCTATATAcatgtcatgtcatctgcaaataatagttttatttctgcttttccaatttggatgcctcttctctcttcttgtctgggTGTTGTGACTGGGACTTCCGTTCATTACCGTGCTGAATAATCATGGAAGTGAACATCCCTGTCTTGTCGATGATCCCGAGGGAGATGCTTTTatattgcccattgagtatgatgttggctgttggtttgtcatatgtgtggcctttgttatgttgaggtatgttccctttattcccactttgagaatttttatcataaatgggtgctggattttgtcaaatggttTATCTGCACCTATTGATGTGGTTGTATGATTGttacccttcattttgtttacgTGGTGTTTCACATTAATTGATATGCGATGTTGTACCCAACTTGTATCggtggaatgaatcccacttgatcttggtGTATGATTTTTAATCTGTTGCTTGATCcggtttgctgatttttttttttttttttgtatttttccaaagctggaagcagggaggcagtcagacagactcccgcatgtgcccgaccgggatccacccggcatgcccaccagggggtgatgctctgcccatctggagcattgctctgttgcacccagagccattctagcgcctgaggcagaggccatggagccatcctcagcgcccggtccaactttgctccaatggagccttggctgtgggaggggaagagagagacagagaggaaggagagggggaagagtggagaagcagatgagtgcctcttctgtgtgccctggccgggaatcgaacccgggactcctgcacgccaggccgacgctctaccactgagccaaccggccagggcccacagtttgctgatgttttgttgaggactttagcatctTTGTTCATTGGGGATATTggcttgtaattttcttttcttgtaatgtttctgtctggttttggaatcagggtaATGCTGACATTGTAAAATGAGCTTGTGAGCTCATTAAAATTCTTGGAATAGTATGAGAAGGGtaaatgttaattcttctttaaatgtttggtaaaatttgcctgtgaagccatctggttgaggactttttgtttgttgagttttttgattactgtttcaatttcagtGGCTGTAACTTGTCCAGATTTTCCGTTTCTTCCTGATTTAGTATTGGAAGAGTGTATGTTTCtaggatttatccatttcttcctaGGTTATCCAACTTGTTGGTAtctagttcttcataatatttacttataatcctttgtattactGTGGTAtttgttgttacttctctttcatttctgattttatttgggtcctctcttttattcttgatgaGCCTATCTAaaggtttataaattttatcttttctgaggaacttagttttattgatcttttctattattttttagtctctattttgtttatttttactctaatcttaattatttccttccttctactcagtttgggctttgtttgttctctttctagttcctttaggtataAGGTTAGATTGTTTCCTAGTGTAGGCCAGCATTGCCCTGAATTTCCCCTGAGGACTACTTGACTGTGTCCTGTGTCCAATAGGTTTTGagtcatgttttcatttttatttgtgtgtttgatGTTTTAATATGTAAACTGAACTCTACATTATTGGTAAAAAACTGAAGATGAAGTATAAACTTTACTATTTTATGTTTACTCCAGGACCTTTACAATATAAGATTTCTTTGCAATCTGTTGTAGGAAATAGGTTAACGCTAGAATaccctaaatttaatttttgaataatagATTCTaatgtagtaattttttttattgctctgtATCCTCTAGGCTTGGTTGGTATAAATATAAACACTATGTTTTGACTTACTTAATTTTAGGTCACTAAAGAAGACTTTGCCACATATGACTACATGCTGTGTATGGACGAGAGCAATCTGAGGTAATCAGCGTTTTGAAGGGTTATTTCTGGTGGGTGTTTCAGCCCTCATTTCAGTAATAGGTGAAGTAGTTTGCTGTCCAAGTGACTTTTACTATCTTTAAGTTTTAATAGTATGTAGAATTTATTTAGAATAGTAAGAAATTCAGAGGTGTCTTATGGGTGTATCTACAGTGAGATACACCTTAGGAAAGGGAAGGCTCAGTCAGCATGCTTTCGTCTGGAGACCCGCTGGGCTGTGCACAGCTGTCGGTAAGGCAGTGTCTTGTTTCTGTTAGACACCGATGTGCCCACTCTGGGTCTACACTCGGTCAGGATCAGCTGAAATGTAGCTTAGCAAAGCCCAGTCCCTCCTGTGGCAGTGAGCTGGTGACAGAGGTGTGAGGGTGGGCTGTTCCCTGAGAGGGTCCAGGCTAACCGCCAAGGCTGAGTGCACAGTGAGGCTGACCACAGGGACGCTTACGCCTCAGGGCTGATAGCCCAGGGACTTAGTTCCCATGGCTTTTTTAGTTCCATTCTGTCATCTCTGCTTTTGATTGACCATCTCATATGTATTTCATGGGAGTTTACATAACTGTTCTTTGATGTACCGTTATGTGTTTTGTGTAAAAAGTCGCTGAGAATGTGCTGATGTTGGACTGATGAGGAGCTGGCTGAGGATCAGAAGGTCCGCTGATTGTCTGACCACACCATCAACTAGGGCCCTGTGCTGCATTCTGATTGGTTAAAACCCCAGCAAATGTCCCTCTTGAAACCGCAGGTCAGAACACTAAGTCCAtgttttaattttacagagactTGACTAGAAAAAGTAATCAAGTTAAAAACAGCAAAGCTAAAATCGAACTACTTGGGAGCTATGATCCTCAGAAGCAGCTCATTATTGAAGACCCTTATTATGTAAGTAGTGTACCGCCCCCACCCACGGTCATGTGTGGGGACAGTGTGAGGGCTGCCCACTTTGTGTCCAACCCCCTGGAGGTGCATATTTTTCTCCAGGGAATTTTTGATTTGCAggtttggttatttttctttcctcctttcaggGGAATGAGTCCGACTTTGAGACCGTGTACCAGCAGTGTGTGAGGTGCTGCAGGGCCTTCTTGGAGAGGGCCCGCTAGCTGTGCTGTCCACTGGGGCCACTGTACGTGGCCCATGCCCCAGCTGAAGGTCACATCCGTAGCTCAAGGCCAGTCTTGGTACTTTGTCTCCCTGCTGTTTCTTACCTTAAAAATAATTGTGGATGGAAATCAGTGGTTGTGTTGACAAAAGAATAAACATCTTTGACTCCGACAGTGTATGGGGCAAATGAACTGTTTTTAGACCAGAAGAACCTCCCAGTTTATCCCAGTTGCAGACAAGAGCGTAGAACAGCCAAATACAACATAATCACttagagcagtggcccccaaccttttttgggccacggactagtttaatgtcagaaaatattttcacggactggcctttagggtgggacagataaatgtatcacgtgactgagacaagcgtcaagagtgagtcttagacggatgtaacagaggaaatctggtcattttttaaaatttatttatttatttttcatttttctgaagctggaaacagggagagacagtcagacagactcccgcatgcgcccgaccgggatccacccggcacgcccaccaggggcgacgctctgcccaccagggggcgatgctctgcccatcctgggcatcgccatgttgcgaccagagccactctagcgcctgaggcagaggccacagagccatccccagcgcctgggccatctttgctccaatggagccttggctgcgggaggggaagagagacagagaggaaagcgcggcggaggggtggagaagcaaataggcgcttct
This genomic interval carries:
- the ACP1 gene encoding low molecular weight phosphotyrosine protein phosphatase isoform X2, yielding MAEQVPKSVLFVCLGNICRSPIAEAVFRKLVTDQNLSDKWVIDSGAVSDWNVGRSPDPRAVSCLRNHGIDTAHRARQVTKEDFATYDYMLCMDESNLRDLTRKSNQVKNSKAKIELLGSYDPQKQLIIEDPYYGNESDFETVYQQCVRCCRAFLERAR
- the ACP1 gene encoding low molecular weight phosphotyrosine protein phosphatase isoform X1 is translated as MAEQVPKSVLFVCLGNICRSPIAEAVFRKLVTDQNLSDKWRIDSAATSTYEIGNPPDYRGQDCMKKHGIPMNHIARQVTKEDFATYDYMLCMDESNLRDLTRKSNQVKNSKAKIELLGSYDPQKQLIIEDPYYGNESDFETVYQQCVRCCRAFLERAR